A stretch of the Candidatus Schekmanbacteria bacterium genome encodes the following:
- a CDS encoding YbaB/EbfC family nucleoid-associated protein encodes MKNFNQLVKQAQKMQAQIAKIQEELADKEVEASAGGGMVKVVANGKQEIVSVAIEKEVINSDEQEMLQDLIVAAVNEALRKSKEMMEEELKKVTGGLGLNIPGF; translated from the coding sequence ATGAAGAATTTCAATCAGCTTGTTAAACAGGCACAAAAGATGCAGGCGCAGATAGCAAAGATTCAGGAAGAGCTCGCAGACAAAGAGGTAGAAGCGTCTGCAGGGGGAGGGATGGTAAAGGTTGTAGCAAACGGCAAGCAGGAGATAGTCAGCGTAGCGATTGAGAAAGAAGTCATCAACAGTGATGAGCAGGAAATGCTTCAAGACCTTATCGTTGCCGCCGTAAACGAGGCATTGCGAAAATCCAAGGAGATGATGGAAGAAGAGTTGAAAAAAGTAACTGGCGGATTGGGGTTAAATATTCCGGGTTTCTAA